The window GGCTCTTTTTTCACCATAATTGGAATCGCTATTTCTCTAACTGTTGATTGCTGAGGTTCTTTGTTATTACTTACTAAAATTTGGGAATATTTTAGATTAAGAAAATGAATTCCAGAGTTACTATCTGATGAAATTTTAAAATCTATATTTCCTCCAAATGATCCGCCTTGAGATAATTTTTCTATTGTTATGTTATTGTTTGAAACTGGAATTAATGTATTATCTTGACTAGTAAATACAAATGAAATATCTTTTTTGTCTTCCCATCCATTATTTTTTATTAATATGGAAATTGATATTGTTCTTCCAATTATAGATTCATCTGGATGTGTTATTTGAATATCTATACTACCTTCCATGCTTTGGTTTATTGTCTCTCCATAGACGTATGGTACTAGAGCAAAAAATCCCATTAGAAACAGGGGTATTATTATAATGAATTTCATCATTTTTACTAGAAATTAATAATGTAATATTCCTATTACGTATTTTTATAGGCTCATTATTTAGGTGAAAATTGACTAAAAACTTATGATTCATAAATACGAAAAATCTGAATACCCTAGAATCGTAAATGGTAAGTAAAGCCAAAAACCCGAAAGAACTGTGTCCAAGATGTGCACAAGGAAAACTAGTAACAGATAATGAATCAGGTGAGATGTTTTGTTCCAAATGTGGATTTGTAATGAGTGAAAAATTACAAGAGTCTGGACCAGAATGGAGATCATTTACGCAAGATGAACATGGAGATAGAGCAAGAGCAGGAGCACCAACATCATTAACAATGCATGATATGGGCCTTGCAACTATAATCAACCCTATTAACAAAGATGCCACTGGAAAACCACTTTCTGCATCAATGAAGAGTACAATTGAAAGGCTTAGAACTTGGGATAATAGAAGTCAAGTTCATGAACCAGTTGACAGAAACTTTAGACAAGCGTTTAGTGAATTAAATAGATTAAAAGACAAATTAGCAATTTCTGATGCTGTTATTGAAAAAGCAGCATATATTTACAGAAAAGCCTTGGACAAGGGTCTAGTTAGAGGACGATCAATATCTGCTTTAATGGCATCTGCACTTTATGCAGCTTGTCGTGACACAGAAACCCCAAGAAATCTAAAAGATGTAGAACAAGCAGCTAATATCAAGAGAAAAGACATTGCAAGATGTTACAGATTACTAATCAAAGAACTAGATCTAAAAATGCCCGTTACCGATTCAATTCAATGTGTTGCAAGAATTGCAAGTAGAATTGGAATTGCTGAAAAAACAAAAAGATATGCAGTTAACGTATTAAAGCAAGCACAAGAAAATGAGGTTTCTGCAGGCAAAGATCCTATGGGGCTTGCTGCTGCTGCCTTGTATCTTTCATGTGTTAAAA is drawn from Candidatus Nitrosarchaeum limnium SFB1 and contains these coding sequences:
- a CDS encoding transcription factor TFIIB cyclin-related protein produces the protein MVSKAKNPKELCPRCAQGKLVTDNESGEMFCSKCGFVMSEKLQESGPEWRSFTQDEHGDRARAGAPTSLTMHDMGLATIINPINKDATGKPLSASMKSTIERLRTWDNRSQVHEPVDRNFRQAFSELNRLKDKLAISDAVIEKAAYIYRKALDKGLVRGRSISALMASALYAACRDTETPRNLKDVEQAANIKRKDIARCYRLLIKELDLKMPVTDSIQCVARIASRIGIAEKTKRYAVNVLKQAQENEVSAGKDPMGLAAAALYLSCVKNGEDKTQRDIAEAANVTEVTIRNRYKGLRDSLDL